The following nucleotide sequence is from Zea mays cultivar B73 chromosome 1, Zm-B73-REFERENCE-NAM-5.0, whole genome shotgun sequence.
TGATAATCAACAAAGGTTCATAACAAACACAAACATAAAAAATAGAAGCGTACATAGACACAGGCAAAAGGTTTAGAACAGACACAGACATAGAAAATAGAAGCATACACATACACAGAAAACAGAAGCATACAACTATCAACTTTGACCACGTCTCGCTTGATAATCAGCAAACATTTCACTAGCTTTGGTGTCTCTAAAATCATGCCACTCATTAGTTGATTCAACATGTGTAATCAGACTCATTTCTCCTTGATTTTCAGTAGGAGCAACAGAGATGACACTATCAACTTCATGTATTAGAATATCATCGATATCTCTTTGTCGATCCCTCAAAAAATTATGCAATATGCAGCAGGCATGTATGATCCTAATCTGCATAGAAAAATATGGCTAAGTCAATACACTATTAAAAACTAACAATTGAATTTTAATTGAGTACCTACTATGTTATACCTGATTTTCTAAATCAAAATACGAGCTGGTCCTCAAGATTGCCCATCAGATCTTCAATAACCCAAAAGTTCTCTCTATCACATTCCTAGCTGTTGCATGACGTAGGTTGAACAACTCTCGCGCGGTATATGGATTGTTGCCTTGAATAGTCCATTCATTCAAGTGGTACCGTGTAGATCGATATGGGGCGAGAAATCCCGGACCATTTGTATATCCGGCATCCACTAGATAGTATTTACCACTAGGAACAACAAATGAGTCCTCCCATGACATGGCGTCACGTAGTATGCGTGAATTTGAGGCCGACCCTTCCCATCCAGCCAAGACATACGAAAACTTCATTTGACGATCACAAACCCCTAAAACATTAGTGGTGATCCGTTGCTTCCTATTTTTGTACCTACCTTGGTCAGTCAATGGAACATTCACATCAATATGTGTGCCATCTAGTGCACCTAGGCAGTCCTCAAACCATTTCCACTTTGGATCCTCAGGTAGAGTGGTTTCTGGATCAGGAAGCTTGATGAACTcatgacttaaagatagaatcccTCTAAGCACTTCGTTGAAGTGTCGACTAATTGGTTCAAGGGACCACCCATATGTGCTACGAATCAGCCTCATTTTGGTGTTATGACCCACAATAAGCAGAAAAATTGCAACCTTTTCTTCTACCGACACAGTTAGGGTATCGTGTAGGCCACTCTTTTCCCGTAAGATGacacacaagtcattaaaagatcTCTTAGTTAGGCGCAAACTGTCATAGCAATATACATTTGAACCCTGGTACAGATTACGTAGCATTTGTTTCCTGCACTCAACATTTCTCTCTTGAATTTCGTTAGCATCTATGATGTGTCTAGGTCTCCTTCGTTGATACCGGTTTGCAATTATAGCCATAATAGAAACATCTAATACAACAATCCTCTTTCACttgtttctcttccttttaatttTCTCCTCATTAGCATATTGATTTGATATCTAGAACATATAATTTATATGCAATTAGTCATTCTAGTCGAAAGCAAAAGGCTCTACACAAGAATAAAAAACACTACTAGTAGTAGCACGAGTTGAAAGAGAAGTATCGGTGTAGCCATGGAAAATGAAGGATTTGTTGGAGGTAACTAGATAAAGCTTCAGGCAACGACGTGCGCGACAAATCCTAAAACAGCAGTCAATTTAGAAAAACATGGAATGCAACAACCTAATTGTGCAAGTAACTTGCTGCATCAACTGTGCAAGTAATCTATAAATTGTGCAAGTAATCTGTGCAAAATTTTGCAAGTAATCTATAAACTATGCACTACTGGCACCTTGCTGCATCACCAAATACGGACTGCAAAAAAATTATTTGCTGCACTCTATAGATAGAAAAACACCCTTAAAGACACAAGCATTCCTATGCTTCTAAATGACCCAAGTGCCCAGGATAATTAAAAATTCAGTCCCTTCCTGTGTTTCCTCTCGGTTCTTATTATTTTGTGCCACCAATTAGAAAAGCTAGGTTCAGTGCATCTAGGAACTGACCCAGCTAATCCAATGGAATGGGGTAATTTGTACCATATATCTCTTGCTAAAGATAGCCGTGACAGTGTTAGAGAGTAGTAAAAAAAGTATCTGTTTGACAGCAAGGGACTAGAAGGGTTCTGAGCATGAGCATGTCGAGGGAGGAGATTACAGGTCTGTCAGGGGAAGATCTTGGAGCACGTCGAGTGTCATATGCATACAATATCCAGATATGACAATCTCTTGGGCATTAAAAACAATCTCACTGAGGCAATCCCATAACAAAAAGAATCCATTATGCCCTGTCGGAATAGAGCCTGCAGAAATTGCAGAAACCCACTGGTGTTGGCTAGAAGTAAAGGCTCGCTGGTGCTGTCGGGATAGGCTAACTGGAGAACAGAAACTGCAGAAACAAAGGCAAAGTAATACGAGGTCGGCAAAGACCTGACAGAGGCTCACCACTGGTGCTGGCTAGAAGTGAAGGCTCACTGGTGCTGTCGGAATATGCTAATTGGAGAACAGAAACTGCAGAAACGAAGGAAAAATAATACGAGGCCGACAAGGACCTGACAGAGGCTCACCACTGGTGCTGGCTAGAAGCCGAGGCTCAGAAGGGGAGATCACACAGACCGGAGGCGCGAGATGGAGGAGGTGGCGGTGGACGCGGGGGCAACTAGAGAACAGAAACTGCAGAAATGAAGGAAAAATAATATGAGGTCGGCAAGGACCTGACAGAGGCTCACCACTGGTGCTGGCTAGAAGCCAAGGCTCGGAAGGGGAGATCACACTGACCGGAGGCGCGAGATGGAGGAGGTGGCGGTGGACGCGGGGGCAGCTAGAGCACGATAGACGCAACCCCACTCGAAACCGTCCCTGTGCACGTCGGCATCGGTATAGCGCATGGTGAAGAGGACGAGAAAGACGGGAGATGGATGAGGGCAAGGTAGAGGACTCACTCGAGCTGCTTCTTCGATGGCGGAGCGACGCGACGGTCTTCGGCGGAGACGGGGAGGGCATTAAAGTGTCGAACCCTAGCCTCCTTTCTGGCCTTTTCCGATGGTGAAGGGTTTGAATTGAGAGGAGGTCATATTTGCTGGGTTTGGAATTATGTTGAAACGGTCAATTCAATTCCACGGACAGCCAAACAGACCAATTCTTGGAAAATGATTCAATTCACGCCAATTCTTGTTAGCCAAACAGCCTATTAGCTCTTTTCTGTTGTGCTCTTCTCAGGCTATCCACAagcgttacccctaaatttttctccctatatcacttttttgggtcacatcatcaacattttACCCCCTatattttcatctcccgcagcggttccccctaaatactctccctataccccactacaactataaaatatcattttctatatctaCTACCAATTTTTTatttactaacaattactcgtggcccCACAGCACAGTGTTGTAGGGGATGAACAGTGATCCTCTAAATtgagggggagagagaaggggaccgCGCGCTAGGGGGCGCTGCAGGGGACAGCACTGCGGCCTGCGGCCGTAGAGTGAGTGCCCTGCAGGCGCCATGCAAGGGTAGGGGGCTGCCGGGGGGCAGCGTTGCTCAGCCTCAACGGACTGTGCAGCTACATCTAGACCCTAAGTTCAAGAATTGACGTGATGTTCTAGTAATTTTCGTACCCTGTTTATGTGTATCGCAATTCGGAGCCGAGCGAACGAGTTGCTCTTATATATACTCTGTATAAACTAATTAATTACAAAAAAACATTAATCCAAAAATGGCCATGTGAACAATGGAGCAAGCACATTGTAGCACACCGGCTACAGCGCCGCCGTTAGCCAAGGGCGTGGGTgtggttgaggacggagttgaGCCTCTGCAGCTTGAGTTCCTCGCGGAACTGCCGGATGAACAGGTCTGCGCGCGCGTTCAACTCCGCCTTCCCCTCAAGCGCCTCCCCTGCTTTGGGTACCCTCCGCCAGTCCGCCACCACCTTCTTGTGCTCCGTCGGCAACGCAGCGGTGGCAGAGGCTGCTGCTGACGGCGGCGACGCCAGCGGCTTCGTGCGATGGCGATGGGCTAGCGCGTAGGCCTCGTCCAAGCTAATAGCAGACTCATCATGTTCTTGCTCCTTCTCTGCATtgccctcctcctccgttggcggtgcCGAAGGCGCGTGGACCACGGCTGTTGCCACCGCCACAGAGGCGCTCGGTTGCGCGGTGCTGCTGATCGCTGCCGTCTCGCCGGTTGTTGCGGCCGCAGCCTGTGAATTGCGCTCAGTCGCGGACGCCGCCTCTGCTTCTGGCCAGCAACAGTGCGAGGCCGCGGCAGCACTGCTGCTTTCATCGATCGGCAGCTGCTCCACCTCCACGGAAAAAATGAACAAGGACCGGAGGCGATCCAGGACCATAGACGACCCGCTGCGGCAGAGCCTGCGCGTAGGCGACGGCGGCGTGGCCCcggcgccgccgctgccgctACCGCTGGTAGACATGACGGCAATGGCGCTGACGACGGCGTTGAAGAAGATGAACCACGCCGCAGCGGGGCTGAGCCACGGCGACAGCGGCCACCACGGTAGTAGCAGCGTTAGAAGAAACGCCATCCGAAGCTATAGCTCTGCTTGAGCTTTTGCGTATTGCTAGTATCGCCCAAAAGCTCAAAACCCATGCACAAGGAATGCGAGCTGTGCTTTTGTGATTTGTGAGTTGTTGCAGGAGCAGAGCAATATATATGCGATGGGACACACGGGCCCTCTGGGCAGTGGACGGCATGTTTTTGGTGACAGCTAGCCTGCCGCGCGCGGAACTGAACATGTGAACGGGACAGGTAAGCCGCGTAGATCCGCCGCGTCCCTGTTCCAACCCGGACCGGCAAAGCAGAGGTTGGCGCTTCGCTGTCCCTTCCCTCCTTTTGCATGCAAGTGGCACACGAGCTTCAAGTTAACTAAATAACTACTAGTCTAAAATCCAACCGAGTGCTGGGCCACCACGGCGATCAGCGAGAAGATTCGGTTTGGGATTAGGATCGCAGTCTGCCGCTGTTTTATTGGCTTCCAAATTACTGGTAGCCGTTGCGTACACACCGTTAGAAGTTGTACTCCTTGCGTAGTGGTTGTGGTTTAGAACAGCAAAACTAATAGCACAACGGAGAGAGTATGtctattttctttttttattaCAAAAACATTGCTAATGCTTATCTTGAATATATTTACTATTCTTGTTGGCTTGGGACTAGTGCTAGGATCGTGGGCTGGACACGAGTATGGTCCGAAAACACGAGTTCAAAGCACAGCTCAGCACAAGACGATATAGGTCAGACTAACACAGAGTAGGATCTAGAACACCAGCTAGAAGGGGTGAATAGACAGTTTTAACTAAGATCAaagacactagagaaatttaaacAAAACAACAAGACATATAAATTTCCTAGCTatgataggctaacaaaatatgaTGAGCAATTATGGTAATATTACAAATGATAGACAACACACAAATTACTAACTATTTGCTAAGTAATAAGTAAAGAGTGAGAGAATGACATCGAAATTTATcctgtggtatcggtgatttgccgatcacccataatccacgttgaggtagaattcaagctctcacttgctgctCTATCAAAaggcggcttgatctttgagctaagtggacaagaaatcactcaatacttcGATTCCACTAGCGCCGCCTTTGACGCTCCAGCGAGGTGGGCACGAACCCCTCAAAATCAACACCGGCAGCTCCTCCATAATCTTCACGGAGAGCTCAACGAAGACAACACCCGAGCCATCTAGgaagcggcaacctccaagagtaacaagacaATGAAGCTTGCCTGGTGTACCACCTATAGTCCCTCAAGGATCACAATGAATGCAAATGCAGTAGAAGCtctcaatcactcactagaatgcaatctcaatcaAGGAGCGTGAGAGTTTGAGTTAGAGGATCACAAATAAGCTCCATGTAtgctaggaatggccaagagagccctcacacacgagctccactTCTATATATAGCCCCCAACTCAATACTAgccgttatgtgcaactagcacactatctgcgcacacgcggacggtccgcgccctatggccggacggtccgccgtgctAGTAACGGCTATAATTCTCGTTTGAAACCTATTAGTGATGTCAGAAAATGACAGGCCTGGACGATCCGTCAGCCCAGGCCGGACGGTCCAGGACCTGTCAACTTGAAACGCCAGAGCACTGACCCTATTAAACAACATGGGCGGAATGTCCGCCAACCATGCCGGACTGTCCGCCAACCATGCTGGATTGTCCACCCCTGGGACCAAATACCGCTCGGGCAAAAGCCCCGGATAGTCCGTAGTACAAGAGctcaaaaacacacagtccctgccccAATCCATTTtggcacgtgcggacggtccgccaacaCTAGTCGAACGGTCTGCGTAGGAACACAGAGATAGCtgcaccagcagacccctctggcaaggtcgcggacggtccgccctcctggcccggacggtccgacaaccccagtgatagtcgcctagaggggggtgaatagggcgaaactgaaatttacaaatataaacacaactacaagccgggttagcgttagaaataacaaACGAGTCCGcgtgagagggtggaaaacaaatcgcaagcaaatgaagagtgtgacacgcggatttgttttaccgaggttcggttcttgcaaacctactccccgtttaggaggccacaaaggccgggtctctttcaacccttccctcaaacggtccctcagaccgagtgagcttctcttctcaaatctcttgggaatcaaacttcccgcaaggaccaccacacaattggtgtctcttgcctcaattacaagaaagaatgcgaaagaaaagaagcgttccaagcgtaagagctcaaatgaacactacaaatcactctctctagtcactaaggctttgtgtggagttgggagaggatttgatctcttttggtgtgctttgcgatgaatgctagctcttgtatagtggttggaagctggaaaacttggatgctatgaatggtggggtagttggggtatttatagctccaaccaccaaacatgaccgttggtgaaggctgtctgtcgtatggtgcaccggacagtccggtgtacaccggacatgtccggtgcgccagccacgtcaccaattccgttgggattcgaccgttggagctctgacttctgggcccgcctggatgtccggtgcacaccggacatgtactgttcaatgtccggtgtgccagcgcgcgcgtgcctgacttctgcgcgcttctggcgtgcattaaatgcgctgtaggtagccgttggcgcgaagtagtcgttgctccggagttgcaccggacagtccggtgtacaccggacatgtccggtgaattatagcggagtagccgctctggtttcccgaagctggcgagttcctgaggccgctcttccttggagcaccggacactgtccggtgtacaccggacagtccggtgaattatagcggagtgcctctggaaattcccgaaggtggcgagtttgatttggagtcctctggtgcaccggacactgtccggtgtacaccggacagtccggtgccccagaccagaggtgccttcggttgtccctttgctcctttgttgaacccaatacttggtcattttattggctgagtgtgaaccttttacacctgtatattctatacactagggcaaactagttagtccaattatttgtgttgggcaattcaaccaccaaaatcaattaggaaaataggtgtaagc
It contains:
- the LOC100276385 gene encoding uncharacterized protein LOC100276385 — its product is MAFLLTLLLPWWPLSPWLSPAAAWFIFFNAVVSAIAVMSTSGSGSGGAGATPPSPTRRLCRSGSSMVLDRLRSLFIFSVEVEQLPIDESSSAAAASHCCWPEAEAASATERNSQAAAATTGETAAISSTAQPSASVAVATAVVHAPSAPPTEEEGNAEKEQEHDESAISLDEAYALAHRHRTKPLASPPSAAASATAALPTEHKKVVADWRRVPKAGEALEGKAELNARADLFIRQFREELKLQRLNSVLNHTHALG